A stretch of DNA from Natrinema halophilum:
CGAGCGACCTATTGACTGCAGCGGCCCGTCGACTGAACGAGTGCGTGCTGCTCAGAGAGGACAGTGAACTCGAGGGTTCGAAATTTTGATCGTCGCGACCTGAAATGCGTACTCGGCTACACACTATCTCGCCGCGATCGAGTTGAATCGTGTTCGCGTCAGTCTGTCAGATAATTGCCGTCGGTCAGATCAAACGGTCCACCGCTGACGAAATATCGATGTTTCACGAGGGCATCACCACGACCGATACCTTCGACGACCGCTCTGACCGTGTCAACAGTGTGGAATCGGTTGGTGAGAACGTAACTTTCGTCTACCGGCGAACAAATCCGAGTCGGTTTGAGCCCCGTGTTTCAATCGATGACGGTAATCGTGACCTCGTCAGTGGTCGATTCGCCGTCGTTGTCCGTGGCGGTCAACGAGACCGTATAGGAGCCCGAAGAACGGTACCGGTGGTCGATCCACCAGCCGTTCTTTGTCGTGTCGTCTCCCAGATTCCACGAGAGACACGTCGGCCAGCGTGACTTCCCTGACGTATCTCGTGCGTTGAACGATATCCGTTCGCCGACGCTGATTTCCGTCGTGCTCGGGTCGATTTCGGCGATGGGTTTCGCCGGCGTAGTAGGTCCGTCCGGTTCGTCGGGTTCATCCGGATCTTCGGGCGTGTCGGGAGTATTTTCGGATCTGCCGTGCAAGAAACCGATGATTTCGTCGAAATAGTCCGACGCGGAGTAGGGACCCGAACAGCTCTCGGACCACGCTGGACTGGCCATATTCATCGGAGGGGTTTCCCCGTCACCGTTCCAGGCCCACGCGATTACCGGCCAGTCCAACTCGTTGGCGTGCTGGATCACTGCTGTCGCATCAGTGCTCCCCGGACGCCGGGTACCGAACTCGCCGATAAGACACGGATATCCCTGATCATCGAGGTGATCAAGGTGTTCGGAACGAAGCGACTCGCCCGCGCCTGCATTGTAGGCGACACCGTAGACGTGCGTCGAGATGATGATGTTGTCGTCATCGATCTCGTGTACTCCTTCGGCGGCAGCATGGACGTTCTGTCCATA
This window harbors:
- a CDS encoding cellulase family glycosylhydrolase: MNQHRDSIHTLRIELEPPERGESQADVAEQRRWIEEGYEEGYELIATYHHYPHNGQSDPQYLQNAADWWVEQYDALSSNAEFTINLMNEWGGHDVGASEWASAYTDAIATVRKGTDYTKPIVVDAPGYGQNVHAAAEGVHEIDDDNIIISTHVYGVAYNAGAGESLRSEHLDHLDDQGYPCLIGEFGTRRPGSTDATAVIQHANELDWPVIAWAWNGDGETPPMNMASPAWSESCSGPYSASDYFDEIIGFLHGRSENTPDTPEDPDEPDEPDGPTTPAKPIAEIDPSTTEISVGERISFNARDTSGKSRWPTCLSWNLGDDTTKNGWWIDHRYRSSGSYTVSLTATDNDGESTTDEVTITVID